A genome region from Cinclus cinclus chromosome 29, bCinCin1.1, whole genome shotgun sequence includes the following:
- the DOK2 gene encoding docking protein 2, with the protein MEEAVVKQGGIYLQLQQTFGKKWKRFWAVLYRESSCSTARLELQEGAERARRTEPGRRLVRLSDCVHVAEAGGDAACPKDTVPFLLETTDRRFLLAADGAEAAEWIQRLCELAFPRSREEPAVAKEGSLGTEGKFSMEENSLYSSRDKAGLEQSFEVTVRVTPSSQRCRLRGRCILRAGEEALELRRPQSLELLCHWPYRFLRRFGRDKVTFSFEAGRRCASGEGNFEFDTRQGDEIFQAIEAAIEVHRGREGPKDEAPRPLDHARTPSWAREEPKCPSGEAKAPREEGKGVKGKAGTAPGSGEPPGPFQPSRGADLPYSEPFDSLRRGNAPAPPDKGRRPERSKAECEYAVPFDTIAKSFLARQLGGPGCPQEGVPEPPNLARDAGVAQQPPGRPTAPKPEHIYDEPEGLSALSVYDEPEEVKGEAWRLQAAPEEPPGLACPYNAQRDDYAVPKRLVPLRQPFLLQGKEWLGDSDYDNVALKVARKRNLQ; encoded by the exons ATGGAGGAGGCAGTGGTGAAGCAGGGCGGGATttacctgcagctccagcaaacCTTCGGGAAG AAATGGAAGCGGTTCTGGGCCGTGCTGTACCGGGAGAGCTCCTGCTCCACGGCgcgcctggagctgcaggagggcgCGGAGCGGGCGCGCAGAACCGAGCCCGGCCGGCGCCTGGTGCGGCTCAGCGACTGCGTGCACGTGGCCGAGGCCGGCGGCGACGCCGCCTGTCCCAAGGACACCGTCCCCTTCCTGCTGGAGACCACGGACAGGAGATTCCTGCTGGCCGCTGACGGCGCCGAGGCGGCCGAGTGGATCCAGCGGCTGTGCGAGCTGGCGTTCCCA AGGAGCCGGGAGGAGCCGGCAGTGGCCAAGGAGGGCTCGCTGGGCACGGAGGGCAAGTTCTCCATGGAGGAAAATTCCCTGTACAGCTCACGGGACAaag CCGGCCTGGAGCAGTCCTTTGAGGTGACGGTGAGGGTGACGCCATCATCGCAGCGCTGCCGGCTCCGGGGCCGCTGCATCCTGCGTGCCGGCGAGGAGGCTTTGGAGCTGCGGCGGCcgcagagcctggagctgctgtgccactggCCCTACCGCTTCCTGCGCCGCTTCGGCCGCGACAAG GTCACCTTCTCCTTCGAGGCCGGCCGGCGCTGCGCCTCCGGAGAGGGCAACTTCGAGTTCGACACCAGGCAAGGCGACGAGATCTTCCAGGCCATCGAGGCGGCCATCGAGGTCCACCGGGGCCGGGAGGGACCCAAGGACGAAGCCCCTCGCCCGCTTGACCACGCCAGGACACCGAGCTGGGCGCGCGAGGAGCCCAAGTGCCCCTCTGGGGAGGCGAAGGCGCccagagaggagggaaaaggggtCAAGGGCAAGGCGGGGACGGCCCCCGGGTCTGGGGAGCCCCCGGGGCCGTTCCAGCCATCTCGGGGTGCGGATCTTCCCTACTCCGAGCCCTTCGATTCCCTGCGCCGCGGGAACGCGCCCGCGCCGCCGGACAAGGGCCGGAGACCGGAGCGTTCCAAGGCGGAGTGCGAGTACGCCGTGCCCTTCGACACCATCGCCAAATCCTTCCTGGCCCGCCAGCTGGGTGGCCCGGGCTGTCCCCAGGAGGGGGTCCCCGAGCCCCCGAATTTGgccagggatgcaggagtgGCTCAGCAGCCCCCCGGCCGCCCCACGGCCCCCAAACCCGAGCACATCTACGACGAGCCCGAGGGGCTCTCGGCACTCTCCGTGTACGACGAGCCCGAGGAGGTCAAGGGGGAGGCCTGGAGGCTGCAGGCGGCCCCCGAGGAGCCCCCGGGGCTCGCGTGTCCCTACAACGCCCAGCGCGATGACTACGCCGTCCCCAAAAggctggtcccgctgcgccagcccttcctgctgcagggcaAGGAGTGGCTCGGCGACAGCGACTACGACAACGTGGCCCTCAAGGTGGCCAGGAAGAGGAACCTGCAGTGA